In the genome of Mycobacterium kansasii ATCC 12478, one region contains:
- a CDS encoding TetR/AcrR family transcriptional regulator: MSSDALVAVTDRAAQAVDDRPRNRRQEETFRKVLAAGMQTLRENSYTDLTVRMVAARAKVAPATAYTYFSSKNHLIAEVYLDLVRQVPYFTDVNVPMPVRVDQALRHLALVVADEPEVGAACTTALLGGGADPAVRAARERIGVEIHRRIASAIGPGAEPTTVSALQMAFFGALVQAGSGEFTYHEIADRLADAVRLILAGAEKAGDA, encoded by the coding sequence GTGTCCAGCGATGCACTGGTGGCGGTGACGGATCGGGCCGCGCAGGCAGTCGACGACCGGCCACGCAACCGGCGCCAGGAAGAAACGTTCCGCAAGGTGCTGGCAGCCGGCATGCAGACCTTGCGGGAGAACTCCTACACCGACCTGACGGTGCGCATGGTGGCTGCCCGCGCCAAGGTGGCTCCGGCCACCGCCTACACGTACTTCTCGTCGAAGAATCACCTGATCGCCGAGGTCTACCTCGACCTGGTCCGGCAAGTCCCCTACTTCACCGACGTCAACGTCCCGATGCCCGTCAGGGTGGATCAGGCGCTGCGGCACCTGGCGCTGGTAGTCGCCGACGAACCCGAGGTCGGCGCCGCGTGCACCACCGCGCTGCTCGGCGGTGGCGCAGACCCCGCGGTACGCGCGGCCCGCGAGCGTATCGGCGTCGAGATCCACCGGCGCATCGCGTCGGCCATTGGACCCGGCGCCGAGCCCACCACCGTATCCGCCTTGCAGATGGCGTTTTTCGGGGCGCTGGTGCAAGCCGGCAGCGGCGAGTTCACCTATCACGAGATCGCCGACCGCCTGGCCGATGCGGTGCGGCTGATCCTGGCCGGGGCCGAGAAGGCCGGTGACGCATGA
- a CDS encoding cytochrome P450, whose amino-acid sequence MTIHTGKSDVVLDPYDYDFHEDPYPYYRRLRDEAPLYHNEELGFWALSRHRDVHQGFRNSTTLSNRDGVSLDPVSRGPHAAKTMSFLAMDDPAHLRLRTLVSKGFTPRRIRELEPRVTELAVQHLDTMLDKAASGTVDYVAEFAGKLPMDVISELMGVPVADRDRIRAMADGVMHREDGVTDVPASAIEASINLILYYQQMIAERRATPADDLTSALLEAEIDGDRLTDEEILGFMFLMVIAGNETTTKLLANAAYWGHRNPDQLAPVYADLSRVPLWVEETLRYDTSSQILARTVVSELTLYDTRIPDGDVVLLLPGSAHRDERVFDWPDEYLIGREIGSRLLSFGSGAHFCLGAHLARMEARVALTELFKRIRGYEVDEANAVRVHSSNVRGFAALPIAVEVR is encoded by the coding sequence ATGACTATTCATACCGGCAAGTCCGACGTGGTCCTGGATCCTTACGACTACGACTTCCACGAGGATCCGTACCCGTACTACCGGCGGCTGCGTGACGAGGCCCCGCTGTACCACAACGAAGAACTCGGCTTCTGGGCGTTGTCGCGGCACCGGGACGTGCATCAGGGTTTCCGCAACAGCACCACGCTGTCCAACCGCGACGGCGTTTCACTCGATCCGGTGTCCCGCGGTCCGCATGCCGCCAAGACGATGTCATTTCTGGCCATGGACGACCCTGCACATCTGCGGTTGCGCACGCTGGTGTCAAAAGGGTTCACCCCGCGCCGGATTCGAGAGCTCGAGCCGCGGGTGACCGAGCTGGCCGTGCAGCACCTGGACACCATGCTGGACAAGGCCGCGTCCGGAACCGTCGACTACGTCGCCGAATTCGCCGGCAAGCTGCCGATGGACGTGATCTCCGAGCTGATGGGCGTGCCGGTCGCCGATCGCGACCGAATCAGGGCCATGGCCGACGGCGTCATGCACCGTGAGGACGGCGTCACCGACGTGCCGGCGTCGGCGATCGAGGCCTCGATCAACTTGATCCTGTATTACCAGCAGATGATCGCCGAGCGTCGCGCGACGCCGGCCGACGATCTGACCTCGGCGCTGCTGGAGGCCGAGATCGACGGCGACCGGCTCACCGACGAGGAGATCCTCGGGTTCATGTTCCTGATGGTGATCGCCGGTAACGAGACGACCACCAAACTCCTTGCCAATGCGGCATATTGGGGTCATCGGAACCCCGACCAGCTGGCGCCGGTCTACGCGGACCTGTCGCGGGTGCCGCTGTGGGTCGAGGAAACCCTGCGCTACGACACGTCCAGCCAGATCCTGGCCCGCACCGTCGTGAGCGAGCTCACGCTCTACGACACCCGGATTCCCGATGGCGACGTCGTGTTACTGCTGCCCGGGTCGGCGCATCGCGACGAGCGGGTGTTCGACTGGCCCGACGAGTATCTGATCGGCCGGGAAATCGGTTCCAGGCTATTGAGTTTCGGCAGCGGCGCGCACTTTTGCCTGGGGGCTCATCTGGCCAGGATGGAGGCCCGGGTGGCGCTCACCGAACTGTTCAAGCGAATCCGCGGATATGAAGTCGACGAGGCCAATGCCGTCCGCGTCCACTCCAGCAATGTCCGCGGGTTCGCCGCCCTGCCCATAGCCGTGGAGGTCCGCTGA
- a CDS encoding SDR family oxidoreductase encodes MGQFDDKVAIVTGAGQGIGRAYAEALAREGASVVVADINTGTAEAVAKQIAADGGTAIPVAVDVSDEESAKDMAQRTVSEFGGVDYLVNNAAIYGGMKLDLLLTVPWDYYRKFMSVNHDGALVCTRAVYRHMAKRGGGAIVNQSSTAAWLYSNFYGLAKVGVNGLTQQLARELGGMKIRINAIAPGPIDTEATRTVTPGELVKDMVKQIPLSRMGTPEDLVGMCLFLLSDQASWITGQIFNVDGGQVIRS; translated from the coding sequence GTGGGTCAATTCGACGACAAGGTGGCCATTGTCACCGGGGCTGGGCAGGGTATCGGCCGGGCCTACGCCGAAGCGCTGGCGCGCGAAGGCGCGTCCGTGGTGGTCGCCGACATCAACACCGGCACCGCCGAGGCAGTCGCCAAGCAGATCGCTGCCGACGGCGGAACCGCAATCCCGGTGGCCGTTGATGTTTCGGACGAGGAATCGGCCAAGGACATGGCCCAGCGCACCGTCAGCGAATTCGGCGGCGTCGACTATCTGGTGAACAACGCCGCGATCTACGGCGGCATGAAGCTGGACCTGCTGCTGACTGTGCCGTGGGACTACTACCGGAAGTTCATGAGCGTCAACCATGACGGTGCGCTGGTGTGCACCCGCGCGGTATACAGGCACATGGCCAAGCGGGGCGGCGGCGCCATCGTCAACCAGTCGTCCACCGCGGCCTGGCTGTACTCGAACTTCTACGGCCTAGCCAAGGTCGGGGTCAACGGGCTCACCCAACAGCTCGCTCGGGAGCTGGGCGGAATGAAGATCCGGATCAACGCGATCGCGCCCGGGCCGATCGACACCGAGGCCACCCGAACCGTGACGCCCGGCGAGCTGGTCAAGGACATGGTCAAACAAATCCCGTTGTCTCGCATGGGGACTCCCGAGGATCTGGTGGGAATGTGCCTGTTCCTGCTCAGCGACCAGGCGTCCTGGATCACCGGACAGATTTTCAATGTCGATGGCGGGCAGGTCATCCGATCATGA
- a CDS encoding cytochrome P450 has translation MTTAIVPRVSGGQDEHGHLEEFRTDPIGLMQRVRDECGDVGWFQLADKHVVLLSGAKANEFFFRSSDEELDQAQAYPFMTPIFGKGVVFDASPERRKEMLHNSALRGEHMKGHAATIEREVHRMIENWCDEGEIDLLDFFAELTIYTSTSCLIGTKFRNQLDSRFAHFYHELERGTDPLCYVDPYLPIDSFRRRDEARKGLVALVQEIMHQRIANPPIDKRDRDMLDVLVSIRDEAGHPRFSADEITGMFISLMFAGHHTSSGTSAWTLIELLRHPDAYAEVIAELDELYADGQPVSFHALRQIPHLENVLKETLRLHPPLIILMRVAKGEFEVEGYPIHEGELVAASPAISNRIPEDFPDPDDFVPQRYDEPRQEDLINRWTWIPFGAGRHRCVGAAFATMQIKAIFSVLLREYEFEMAQPPDSYRNDHSKMVVQLARPATVRYRRRRSG, from the coding sequence ATGACCACAGCCATCGTGCCGCGAGTGTCCGGCGGCCAGGACGAACACGGGCATCTCGAAGAGTTCCGGACCGACCCGATCGGCCTGATGCAGCGGGTGCGCGACGAGTGCGGCGACGTGGGGTGGTTCCAGCTGGCGGACAAGCACGTCGTCCTGCTCTCCGGGGCCAAGGCCAACGAGTTCTTCTTCCGGTCTTCCGACGAGGAGCTGGACCAGGCGCAGGCCTATCCGTTCATGACGCCGATCTTCGGAAAGGGGGTGGTGTTCGACGCCAGCCCCGAGCGCCGCAAGGAGATGTTGCACAACTCGGCGCTGCGCGGTGAGCACATGAAGGGCCATGCCGCGACGATCGAACGCGAAGTGCACCGGATGATCGAGAACTGGTGCGACGAAGGCGAAATCGACCTGCTGGACTTCTTCGCCGAGTTGACCATCTACACCTCGACCTCGTGCCTGATCGGCACCAAGTTCCGCAACCAGCTCGACTCACGATTCGCACACTTCTATCACGAACTCGAGCGCGGCACCGACCCGCTGTGCTACGTCGACCCGTATCTGCCGATCGACAGCTTCCGCAGACGCGACGAAGCCCGAAAAGGGTTGGTGGCTTTGGTTCAAGAGATCATGCACCAGCGGATCGCCAACCCGCCCATCGACAAACGCGACCGCGACATGCTCGACGTGCTGGTTTCGATCCGCGACGAGGCCGGCCACCCGCGGTTCTCCGCCGACGAGATCACCGGCATGTTCATATCGTTGATGTTCGCCGGGCACCACACCAGTTCGGGCACCTCGGCGTGGACGCTGATCGAACTGCTGCGCCATCCGGACGCCTACGCCGAGGTGATCGCCGAGCTCGACGAGCTCTACGCAGACGGGCAGCCGGTGAGTTTCCATGCGCTGCGCCAGATTCCGCATTTGGAGAACGTGCTGAAGGAGACGCTGCGGCTACACCCGCCGCTGATCATTCTGATGCGGGTGGCCAAGGGCGAGTTCGAGGTCGAGGGCTACCCGATACACGAAGGCGAACTGGTGGCGGCCTCACCGGCGATCTCGAACCGGATTCCCGAAGACTTCCCCGATCCCGACGACTTCGTGCCGCAGCGTTACGACGAGCCGCGCCAAGAGGATTTGATCAACCGATGGACGTGGATTCCGTTCGGCGCCGGCCGGCATCGCTGCGTGGGCGCGGCGTTCGCCACCATGCAGATCAAGGCGATTTTCTCGGTGTTGTTGCGCGAGTATGAATTCGAGATGGCGCAGCCGCCCGACAGCTACCGCAACGACCACTCCAAGATGGTGGTGCAGTTGGCGCGGCCGGCCACCGTGCGCTACCGCCGCAGAAGAAGCGGCTGA
- a CDS encoding aldehyde dehydrogenase: MALLADGVSSLFIDGKLSEGSAGTFPTVNPATEEVLGVAADADAADMGRAIEAARRAFDDTDWSRNTALRVRCVRQLRDAMREHVEDLRELTISEVGAPRMLTAAAQLEGPVNDLAFAADTAESYSWRQDLGQAAPLGIPTRRTLAREAVGVVGAITPWNFPHQINLAKLGPALAAGNSVVLKPAPDTPWCGAVLGEIIADHTDFPPGVVNIVTSSDHGLGALLAKDPRVDMISFTGSTATGRSVMADAAATIKKVFLELGGKSAFIVLEDADLAGACAVSAFTAAVHAGQGCAITTRLVVPRARYDEAVAIAAGTMSSIRPGDPKDPGTVCGPLISARQRDRVQGYLDLAVAEGGTFACGGGRPAGRDVGYFIEPTVIAGLTNDARPAREEIFGPVLTVIAHDGDDDAVRIANDSPYGLSGTVFGADPDRAAAIAARLRVGTVNVNGGVWYSADAPFGGYKQSGNGREMGLLGFEEYLEAKLIAKAAN, translated from the coding sequence ATGGCCTTGTTGGCCGACGGAGTCAGCTCGTTGTTCATCGACGGGAAGTTGTCGGAAGGCAGTGCCGGCACCTTTCCGACGGTCAATCCGGCCACCGAGGAAGTGCTGGGCGTCGCCGCCGACGCGGACGCGGCAGACATGGGACGCGCCATCGAAGCCGCGCGGCGTGCCTTCGACGACACCGACTGGTCACGCAACACGGCGTTGCGGGTGCGGTGCGTGCGTCAGCTGCGCGATGCGATGCGCGAGCACGTCGAAGACTTACGAGAACTGACCATTTCCGAAGTCGGTGCGCCGCGGATGCTCACCGCCGCCGCTCAGCTGGAAGGCCCGGTCAATGACCTGGCGTTTGCCGCCGACACCGCCGAGTCCTATTCCTGGAGGCAGGATCTCGGTCAGGCGGCACCGCTGGGCATCCCGACCCGGCGCACCTTGGCACGGGAGGCCGTGGGCGTCGTCGGGGCCATCACACCATGGAACTTCCCCCACCAGATCAACCTGGCCAAGCTGGGGCCGGCGCTGGCCGCGGGCAACTCCGTCGTACTCAAGCCTGCGCCGGACACACCGTGGTGTGGGGCCGTGCTCGGCGAGATCATCGCCGACCACACCGATTTTCCGCCCGGAGTGGTCAACATCGTCACCTCCAGCGACCACGGCCTGGGCGCGCTGCTGGCCAAAGACCCTCGGGTGGACATGATTTCGTTCACCGGCTCCACCGCGACCGGGCGCAGCGTGATGGCCGACGCAGCGGCCACCATCAAAAAGGTATTCCTGGAGCTGGGTGGCAAGTCGGCGTTCATCGTGCTCGAGGACGCCGATTTGGCCGGGGCGTGCGCGGTTTCGGCGTTCACCGCCGCTGTGCACGCCGGGCAGGGCTGTGCAATCACCACCCGGCTGGTGGTGCCGCGGGCGCGCTACGACGAGGCCGTCGCCATCGCGGCGGGAACGATGTCGTCGATCAGGCCGGGCGACCCCAAGGACCCGGGAACCGTGTGCGGGCCGTTGATTTCGGCGCGTCAGCGCGATCGGGTGCAGGGCTACCTGGACTTAGCGGTCGCCGAAGGTGGGACGTTCGCCTGCGGCGGCGGACGGCCGGCGGGCCGGGATGTCGGATACTTCATCGAGCCGACCGTCATCGCGGGCCTGACCAATGACGCCCGGCCCGCGCGGGAGGAGATCTTCGGGCCGGTGCTGACGGTGATCGCCCACGACGGTGACGACGACGCCGTACGGATCGCCAACGACTCGCCCTACGGCTTGTCGGGCACGGTGTTCGGCGCCGACCCGGACCGGGCGGCCGCGATCGCCGCGCGACTGCGGGTCGGGACCGTGAACGTCAACGGTGGTGTGTGGTATTCGGCGGACGCGCCGTTCGGCGGCTACAAGCAGTCCGGCAACGGGCGCGAAATGGGACTGCTCGGCTTCGAGGAATACCTGGAAGCCAAACTCATTGCCAAGGCAGCAAATTAG
- a CDS encoding SDR family oxidoreductase yields the protein MPRFPPHPDRRPAIVAGASSGIGAATAIELAAHGFPVALGARRVDKCQEIAEKIQADGGAAVALPLDVTDPESVTDFVCDATEKLGNIEVLVAGAGDTYFGRLHETDTETFESQVRIHLIGANRLATAVLPGMLERQRGDLIFVGSDVALRQRPHMGAYGAAKAGLVAMVTNLQMELEGTGVRASIVHPGPTKTGMGWSLPVESIGPALQDWAKWGQARHNYFLRASDIARAITFVAETPRGGFVVNMELQPEAPLAAAAERHQLRVDKEALDS from the coding sequence ATGCCACGCTTTCCACCGCACCCGGACCGCAGGCCAGCGATTGTTGCCGGCGCGTCCTCGGGCATCGGCGCGGCCACCGCGATAGAGCTCGCCGCCCATGGGTTTCCAGTCGCGCTGGGTGCGCGGCGCGTGGATAAATGCCAGGAGATCGCCGAGAAGATCCAAGCCGACGGGGGCGCGGCGGTGGCGTTACCGCTCGACGTCACCGATCCCGAATCGGTCACGGATTTCGTGTGCGACGCGACCGAAAAGCTCGGCAACATCGAGGTTCTGGTCGCCGGGGCCGGCGACACCTATTTCGGCAGGCTGCACGAAACCGACACCGAGACCTTCGAGTCACAGGTCCGGATTCACCTGATCGGGGCCAACCGCCTGGCCACGGCTGTGCTGCCGGGCATGCTGGAACGCCAGCGCGGTGACCTGATCTTCGTCGGCTCCGATGTGGCGTTGCGCCAGCGTCCGCACATGGGCGCCTACGGGGCGGCCAAGGCCGGGCTGGTGGCGATGGTGACCAACCTGCAGATGGAGCTCGAGGGCACCGGGGTGCGCGCGTCCATCGTGCACCCGGGCCCGACGAAGACGGGGATGGGCTGGAGCTTGCCCGTCGAGTCGATCGGACCGGCCCTGCAGGACTGGGCCAAATGGGGTCAGGCGCGCCACAACTATTTCCTGCGGGCCTCAGATATCGCCCGGGCCATCACGTTTGTCGCCGAGACGCCCCGGGGCGGCTTTGTGGTGAACATGGAGCTGCAGCCCGAAGCGCCGCTGGCCGCCGCCGCAGAGCGGCACCAGCTCAGGGTCGACAAGGAAGCGCTGGATTCATGA
- a CDS encoding carboxymuconolactone decarboxylase family protein, whose translation MDELRRKGLDKMNEVYGWEMPNIEGDAYFDLTVDHLFGTVWTRPGLSMRDKRIMTLTAVTAIGNRDLAEIQINAALLNAELTETELKEMAVFLTHYLGFPLGSAFNGAVDTVVARRKKAAAKGADEDKKANVDAALKMHSGKAAD comes from the coding sequence ATGGACGAGTTGCGCCGCAAGGGCCTGGACAAGATGAACGAGGTCTACGGCTGGGAGATGCCCAACATCGAGGGCGACGCGTACTTCGACCTCACCGTCGATCACCTGTTCGGCACCGTCTGGACACGGCCGGGCTTGTCGATGCGCGACAAGCGGATCATGACGTTGACCGCGGTGACCGCGATCGGGAATCGCGACCTGGCCGAAATCCAGATCAACGCCGCGCTGCTCAACGCAGAGCTCACCGAGACCGAACTGAAGGAGATGGCCGTCTTCCTCACCCACTATCTCGGGTTTCCGCTGGGTTCTGCGTTCAATGGGGCGGTTGACACCGTCGTGGCAAGGCGTAAGAAGGCCGCGGCCAAGGGAGCCGACGAGGACAAGAAGGCCAACGTCGACGCCGCGTTGAAGATGCACTCGGGTAAGGCCGCCGACTAG
- a CDS encoding ferredoxin, which produces MAYRIEADPDLCQGHAMCELEAPDYFRVPKRGKVEIVDAQPPEEARPEIERAVRSCPTQALFIKQQD; this is translated from the coding sequence ATGGCTTACCGGATCGAGGCCGACCCGGATTTGTGTCAGGGCCACGCGATGTGCGAACTGGAGGCGCCCGACTATTTCCGGGTGCCCAAGCGAGGCAAGGTCGAGATCGTCGACGCGCAGCCGCCCGAGGAGGCGCGCCCGGAAATCGAGCGAGCGGTCCGATCATGCCCCACGCAAGCTCTTTTCATCAAACAACAGGACTGA
- a CDS encoding NAD(P)-dependent oxidoreductase — protein sequence MTAPPRLGYIGLGNQGAPMAKRYLDWPGGLTVFDVRAEAMEPFVEGGATAAASVAEVAGADIISVTVLDDAQVRSVITGDDGLAANAKTGTIIAIHSTISDTTAVELARQLEPQGVHVVDAPVSGGAGAAAEGKLATMVGADDETFQRIKEPFRRWASLVIHAGEPGAGTRMKLARNMLTFVSYAAAAEAEKLAEASGLSLRSLAKVVRHSDALTGGPGAIMFRETTAAMKPDDPLRPLLEHTRALGEKDLSLALALGESLSVELPLAKLALERLAAGLGVPHPDLAEES from the coding sequence ATGACCGCGCCACCCCGCCTCGGATACATCGGCCTGGGCAACCAGGGTGCACCAATGGCCAAGCGTTACCTCGACTGGCCGGGCGGGCTGACGGTCTTCGATGTACGGGCCGAAGCCATGGAGCCGTTCGTCGAGGGTGGCGCCACAGCGGCGGCGAGCGTCGCCGAGGTTGCCGGCGCCGACATCATCAGCGTGACGGTGCTCGACGACGCTCAGGTGCGCAGCGTGATCACCGGCGACGACGGGCTGGCCGCGAACGCCAAGACCGGCACCATCATTGCGATTCACTCCACCATCAGCGACACCACCGCCGTCGAGCTAGCGCGACAACTCGAGCCGCAGGGCGTCCACGTTGTGGACGCCCCGGTCAGCGGCGGCGCAGGGGCAGCGGCCGAAGGCAAATTGGCCACCATGGTGGGCGCCGACGACGAGACGTTCCAGCGGATCAAGGAGCCGTTTCGCCGGTGGGCGTCGCTGGTGATCCACGCCGGCGAACCAGGCGCCGGTACCCGGATGAAACTGGCCCGCAACATGCTGACATTCGTGTCCTACGCGGCGGCTGCCGAGGCCGAAAAGCTGGCCGAGGCAAGCGGTTTGAGCCTGCGGTCGCTCGCCAAAGTGGTGCGCCACAGCGATGCCCTGACCGGTGGTCCCGGAGCCATCATGTTCCGGGAGACCACGGCCGCGATGAAACCCGACGACCCGCTGCGTCCGCTGCTGGAGCACACCCGGGCACTCGGGGAGAAGGACCTGAGCCTGGCACTGGCGTTGGGGGAGTCGCTATCGGTTGAATTGCCGTTGGCCAAGCTGGCATTGGAGCGGTTGGCCGCCGGCCTCGGGGTGCCGCACCCCGATCTAGCTGAGGAGTCGTGA